The DNA segment TTATGATTACAGATTAAAGAGCGGCAATTCAGAAACTGCTCTATTCATGTTAGGCTCACTTTCTGCAATCATGTTGTTTTCTTTGAATATAGATgggaaacaaaaagaaaagagaagagattTTGGGGAACCATCCGAGGAAGATTCTCACATGTTTTGAGGCTTTTACTGTAGCTTTAGGTTCATTCATCAACTCTATAAGTTGAGATTGCAAATCCTACAAATAAGTATGGAAACTTggaaatgattttgaaattctagaaaatatttgaatatgCACTATTAATCGTGTAAGCATTACGGGTGAAGTATTCTACGTTTCACATGCTATACAATCTTCTTTTCGCGGGAGTTGTTTGCTATTACAAatgtttctctatttttttttaattccatTTTTTTGNNNNNNNNNNNNNNNNNNNNNNNNNtttttttttttattttgtggttttgcttgtttcttTTTGTAAATATGCAAAGTACAGGTAgattagtgtttttttttttttcctttgttaaaAGTTGTTCGTTTTTGTTAAACAAGGGTTGTGCCGTTTATCTTTAGTCGAGTTTCACATTAGTACTTAGAATTAGGTAAGACCACTacgaaaatatataaaagaattagGTGAAAATGGGTGAAAGTGGTTTTGCATGttattattactaataataaGTACTAATAATGTTGTTTCTTGATGGATGACGAATCACTAATCCAGCAccaaataattattattctcTCTCAAAATATTCAGTGTGCCAACATAAAGTGAGTATATATACAAATCattcatttaaatttaaaattgatgctCAAATTCTAAAATCTGAATTGAAATTATTATGACATAGCTTCAAAGCCAAGCGCAATCTTCCGTATCTCATGAATAATAAATCCACCATATACCATAAAAAGGGAGTAGCCACACCCAACACTAGGCACACCAATATCTTAATGTATTGAACCAATAATATTATTCACAATGTTTCTAATACACACCAAACGCATACCATTGTCTTCCCTTCAAAGTTAAGCACTCACTATATTCATATTCATTCTTTAACTTACATGTTCAACATCCATAATGCCTTATTCCATCATTACATAACACAAAGTGTCAACAACAAAACCTGTACCTTACCATTGAATCCTTCCTCTTCTCATATCTCTTACTCTCAACCTTTCCACAACAATCACAATGCTGCTTCTTTACCTCTTTTTACTCCTCCTTCCACACACAGCATTCTCATCACACTGCACCACACAAACCAACACAAAAACCTTCCAAAAATGCATGAACCTCCCAACACAACAAGCCTCCATAGCATGGACTTTCCACCCTTACAACTCCACCTTGGAACTAGCCTTCTTCGGAACCTTCATCTCCCCTTCCGGTTGGGTTGGTTGCGGAATCAACCCAACTTCACCTGAGATGACAGGGACACGTGCCTTAATAGCATTCCCCGACCCAAACTCAGGCCAAATAGTCCTTCTACCTTACATTCTTGATCCAACCGTTAAGCTCCAAAAATCGCCACTCCTATCTCGGCCCCTTGACCTCCACCTCCTCTCCTCCACTGCCACAATGTATGGCGGAAAATTAGCCACTGTCCACAACGGCGCAGCCATCCAAATCTATGCCTCAATCAAACTCAAACCGAACAAAACGAAAATCCACCTTGTTTGGAACCGTGGACTCTATGTCCAGGGCTACTCACCCACCATTCACCCAACAACTTCTAGTGACTTGTCTTCCATTACAACCTTTGATGTTCTATCAGGATCTTCAGCATCTCAGCACCGTGATCTGACAGGATTAAGGGTCATCCATGGAACCTTGAATGCAATCTCATGGGGTCTTCTTTTGCCAATGGGGGCCATAAGTGCTCGTTACCTTAGGCACATTCAAGCATTAGGAACTACATGGTTCTATGCACATGCAGGGATTCAACTCTTTGCCTTCACACTTGGAACTGCTGGTTTTGCACTTGGAATACGCCTTGGGCAGCTTTCTCCAGGAGTGGAATATGGGCTTCATAGGAAGCTTGGAATCGCTGTGTTCTGCTTAGGGGCATTGCAGACACTTGCATTGTTTTTCAGGCCAAATGCAAGGAACAAGTTCAGGAAGTATTGGAAGTCCTATCACCATTTTGTAGGGTACTCTTGTGTGGTTCTTGGGTTTGTGAATGTGTTTCAAGGTTTTCAAGTGATGGGGGCAAGTAGGTCTTATGCTAAGTTGTGTTATTGCTTGGGTCTCTCTACTCTCATTGGAATTTGCATAGCCTTGGAGGTGAATTCTTGGGTTGTGTTTTGTAGAAAATCCAAGGAAGAGAAGCTAAGAAGGGAAGGACTCATTGGGGTTTCAGACAAAGGGAGCAGTGCCATCCATCATTAAGTGCAAATAacacaaccttgattttgattttgattttggaaGCATATAATATCTACAGCAATGGGTTTTACATGAAAAATGCTACTGTGTTAGAACATGGGCTGTCTTCTAATTGTTCAATTCATAGAAGAATGATGCATACAATGAAGCATCAAGTCTTGAACGAGGATGCGtttgcaatttttaaaatttacgtggcatcaacaaataaaacaaaaacatttAAGGGTGTTAAATGCAATTACCCCATTTTTGGGTCCTGGTAGTTTTGCCTTTATTGTCTTCTTTTTCAAACTCTTTGTAGTTTGTACTCCCTTCTAGGGGTGACAATATTTATCCTATCCGCGGGTATCCAATCTGATCTCACCCGGTCGGGTAAGGTTGCCAACCCGATTCGCAGCAGATAGGGTAAGGTGCGGGTAGCATAAGGTGCGGGTTGAGCCTCAACCTTACCCGACCAACCCGCattctatatatgtatatgttatatacttatataaaaatatgtattaagTGAATGTTGAATTAAAGACCTCTCACTAAATGCAAAAGATCTTTAgccactaaaaaaaattattaattgataatttaatattttttttacataaaaatcagtttta comes from the Arachis duranensis cultivar V14167 chromosome 7, aradu.V14167.gnm2.J7QH, whole genome shotgun sequence genome and includes:
- the LOC107496242 gene encoding cytochrome b561 and DOMON domain-containing protein At2g04850, which encodes MLLLYLFLLLLPHTAFSSHCTTQTNTKTFQKCMNLPTQQASIAWTFHPYNSTLELAFFGTFISPSGWVGCGINPTSPEMTGTRALIAFPDPNSGQIVLLPYILDPTVKLQKSPLLSRPLDLHLLSSTATMYGGKLATVHNGAAIQIYASIKLKPNKTKIHLVWNRGLYVQGYSPTIHPTTSSDLSSITTFDVLSGSSASQHRDLTGLRVIHGTLNAISWGLLLPMGAISARYLRHIQALGTTWFYAHAGIQLFAFTLGTAGFALGIRLGQLSPGVEYGLHRKLGIAVFCLGALQTLALFFRPNARNKFRKYWKSYHHFVGYSCVVLGFVNVFQGFQVMGASRSYAKLCYCLGLSTLIGICIALEVNSWVVFCRKSKEEKLRREGLIGVSDKGSSAIHH